One Metamycoplasma canadense DNA segment encodes these proteins:
- a CDS encoding helix-turn-helix domain-containing protein — protein sequence MVSEHICDLKHIKLHGKNFGEEIAYYLNKYSISQKELAQRLGLSTQYVYIIINSKTNVNLSISILEGLENVFNLELGTLSEVYSIFANRERVESQDIQKLLIDFGEEFIIQNPYLPLISNIKLSHDMPVGKKLMMMNKFYGVANLNNYNDYLKENALADESVYSSPNSKVWIRFCELSLLKSIEDKKIGVFRKNTFDIVYKKVVKIICDNSKDFKQKIFKLENYLLTKGIVLITMPFIEKSDIAAITFKKGARRLIFVSDIYNCEAFIFNYILHEVTHCFNVNKTEKEIDSIYIEAYNKIKKELSLEYQGIDDGISAFSKCENVKHQDRKGDSCENIKHVFLKYEKVSF from the coding sequence ATGGTTTCAGAACATATATGTGATTTAAAACACATTAAATTACATGGAAAAAATTTTGGTGAAGAAATTGCTTATTATTTAAATAAATATTCAATTTCACAAAAAGAATTAGCCCAAAGATTAGGTTTGAGCACTCAATATGTTTACATAATTATAAATAGTAAGACAAATGTTAATTTAAGCATTTCTATTCTTGAGGGATTAGAAAATGTTTTTAACCTTGAATTAGGAACGCTATCAGAGGTTTATTCTATTTTTGCAAATCGTGAAAGAGTTGAATCTCAAGATATTCAAAAATTACTTATTGATTTCGGTGAAGAATTTATAATTCAGAATCCTTATTTGCCTCTTATTAGTAATATTAAATTATCTCATGATATGCCAGTTGGTAAAAAACTTATGATGATGAATAAGTTTTATGGTGTAGCAAATTTAAATAATTATAATGACTATTTAAAAGAAAATGCTTTAGCTGATGAAAGTGTTTATTCATCGCCAAATAGTAAAGTTTGAATAAGATTTTGTGAACTCTCTTTGCTAAAAAGTATTGAAGATAAAAAAATTGGTGTTTTTAGAAAAAACACATTTGATATTGTTTATAAAAAAGTTGTTAAAATAATTTGTGATAATTCAAAAGATTTTAAACAAAAAATATTTAAATTAGAAAATTATTTGTTAACAAAAGGAATTGTTCTAATTACGATGCCTTTTATTGAAAAAAGTGATATTGCAGCAATAACTTTTAAAAAAGGAGCAAGAAGATTAATTTTTGTTTCTGATATTTATAATTGTGAGGCTTTTATTTTTAATTATATTCTTCATGAAGTAACTCATTGTTTTAATGTTAATAAAACCGAGAAAGAAATTGATTCTATTTATATAGAAGCATACAATAAAATAAAAAAAGAATTATCGTTAGAATACCAAGGAATTGACGATGGTATATCAGCATTTTCTAAATGTGAGAATGTAAAACACCAAGATAGAAAAGGCGATAGCTGCGAAAATATTAAACACGTTTTTTTAAAATACGAAAAGGTTTCATTTTAG
- a CDS encoding OppA family ABC transporter substrate-binding lipoprotein: MKKKLLFLSQAILFTPLFAISCSKNNFNTDKFHFIEKNNFANDYGDFSYLKDNHISKNINKINLATSAKLIRVQASQQPLIDFRDNIVLNPSELSYKFEWANKITVENKDKTFIFTNDNTDFVNYNEKKENNKNQFFPKKDKGNGFDNPYLFVPSSNENSINHKDFQKSLLVAKSITFSMNEQKNVWIDYYGNLTNKNNLINIKSFKLGLLAKMLRNKNFREEFAKKNNISLDKYREIHLKIDGFDLYNYLKNLKIDVEKLLDFNSDNLVLKTVDNSYTDLNLIFQNLFIIKNYFDAIPYEIIKNQFDIINKNLNWFFNYGKDYKNRFFASSYYIQNLNNKKTVLKLNPFYKKNNEQNLRQITIEYNLLPISYNTFSLQSVNAFKQNIISKINYENLNINEKEHILKEFNKYNFSYQKNYNRFKLRNNLIINTNPKLNSPYMNLNFLKIFYGLNKKNEFKLTKNNLIFQSLFNNLINQYSIINDSEDVWLSQAPENLVIKAKNDVLNINELKDSFNQISKPIILDINNKKFNNTFQFQNQNKLLNPKIISNEEKIKSFWFKKIKENLVKLIDEFYLNQNNSEDIFVNIPIFNTFNNQFINEKINLIKQTLNSIHNKLKIQITLIDNYEKYNDFFKLNKSIYKEIKFNLFEGNTIEYLKNQILNKDINLDFYSKFIFLNKNFYKNIYPQLIKIQEFNHINKLNLVNLELFLSNLTVEDQLSLINEINNLISYTISFNNSVNISSFSKIVFQKHFIKPLSWNNLNYFQDIKVIGGENENQ; encoded by the coding sequence GTGAAAAAAAAGTTATTGTTTTTAAGTCAAGCAATCTTATTTACTCCATTGTTTGCTATATCATGTTCGAAAAACAACTTTAACACTGATAAATTTCATTTTATTGAAAAAAATAATTTTGCCAATGATTATGGTGATTTTTCCTATTTAAAAGATAATCATATTTCAAAAAATATTAATAAAATAAATCTGGCAACCTCAGCTAAACTAATAAGGGTTCAAGCGAGTCAACAGCCTTTAATAGATTTCAGAGATAATATAGTTTTAAATCCTTCTGAACTATCATATAAATTCGAATGAGCGAATAAAATAACTGTTGAAAATAAGGATAAAACATTTATTTTTACAAATGATAACACCGATTTTGTTAACTATAATGAAAAAAAAGAAAATAATAAAAATCAATTTTTTCCAAAAAAAGATAAAGGTAATGGTTTTGATAATCCTTATTTATTTGTTCCTTCAAGTAATGAAAATTCAATTAATCACAAAGACTTTCAAAAAAGTTTATTAGTAGCAAAATCAATCACTTTTTCTATGAATGAGCAAAAAAATGTTTGAATTGATTATTACGGAAATCTAACTAATAAAAATAATTTAATAAATATAAAATCATTTAAGCTGGGCTTATTAGCAAAAATGCTTAGAAATAAAAATTTTAGAGAAGAATTTGCCAAAAAAAATAATATAAGTTTGGATAAATATAGAGAAATTCATTTAAAAATAGATGGTTTTGATTTATATAATTACCTAAAGAATTTAAAAATAGATGTTGAAAAATTACTTGATTTTAACTCAGACAATTTAGTATTAAAGACGGTTGATAATTCATATACAGACTTAAACTTAATTTTTCAAAATTTATTTATTATTAAAAATTATTTCGATGCAATACCATACGAAATTATAAAAAACCAATTTGATATAATTAATAAGAATTTAAATTGGTTTTTTAACTACGGTAAAGATTATAAAAATAGATTTTTTGCTTCATCATACTACATACAAAATTTAAATAATAAAAAAACTGTTCTTAAATTAAACCCTTTTTATAAAAAAAACAATGAACAAAATTTAAGGCAAATTACTATTGAATATAATCTTCTTCCTATTTCTTATAATACTTTTTCTCTTCAATCTGTAAATGCATTTAAACAAAATATAATTTCTAAAATTAATTATGAAAATCTTAATATTAATGAAAAAGAGCATATATTAAAAGAATTTAATAAATATAATTTTTCATACCAAAAAAATTACAACAGATTTAAATTAAGAAATAATTTAATAATAAATACAAACCCTAAATTAAACAGTCCATATATGAACTTAAATTTCTTAAAGATTTTTTATGGACTAAATAAAAAGAATGAATTTAAACTTACAAAAAACAACTTAATTTTTCAATCACTTTTTAATAATTTAATTAATCAATATTCAATAATAAATGATAGTGAGGATGTTTGATTATCACAAGCACCTGAAAATCTAGTAATAAAAGCAAAAAATGACGTTTTAAACATTAATGAATTAAAGGATTCTTTTAATCAAATATCTAAACCTATAATTTTGGATATAAATAATAAAAAATTTAATAATACCTTTCAATTTCAAAATCAAAATAAATTATTGAATCCAAAAATTATTTCTAATGAAGAAAAAATTAAATCTTTTTGATTTAAAAAAATAAAAGAAAATTTAGTAAAATTGATTGATGAATTTTATTTAAATCAAAATAATTCAGAAGATATTTTTGTTAATATTCCTATTTTTAATACATTTAATAACCAGTTTATTAACGAAAAAATAAATTTAATTAAACAAACCTTAAATTCAATTCACAATAAACTAAAAATCCAAATAACACTGATTGATAATTACGAAAAGTACAACGATTTTTTTAAATTAAATAAATCTATATACAAAGAAATTAAATTTAATTTATTTGAAGGAAATACAATTGAATATCTTAAGAATCAAATATTAAATAAAGATATTAATCTAGATTTTTATAGCAAATTTATATTTTTAAATAAAAATTTTTATAAAAATATTTATCCACAACTTATTAAAATTCAAGAATTTAATCATATAAATAAGTTAAATTTAGTTAATTTAGAATTATTTTTATCTAATTTAACAGTAGAAGATCAACTTAGCTTAATAAATGAAATTAACAATTTAATTAGTTATACAATTTCATTCAATAATTCAGTAAATATTAGTAGTTTTTCAAAAATTGTCTTTCAAAAACATTTTATTAAACCTTTATCATGAAATAACCTAAATTATTTTCAAGATATTAAAGTAATAGGAGGAGAAAATGAAAATCAATAA
- a CDS encoding ZIP family metal transporter yields MIINDEIISNIYLNLFVNTIFYTLILMIFPVILLAILSLIKIKKETNNNNSLIYMYSFSTGMFLMIGAFGFLREGYNIAQIFTHDPSTGISKEIYRMLVIVGIVGISSLVGFSLVIGGKYLFIKKSKIDLHSEHHNHDHSDHLVSFKDIDNPKAAWLAILMLLSHRIIDGLFIGYSISRIILTKNTFSSSLILLITFTIHMIFEMIIVYFRQIQYGEKKKKAILYNFLTFLLIIPFILIGAFTGVALSQNSLQWIQSGLLIMGGSIIIFTAVFELIPEFIHIKNKDTKTLYKTLIIFSLSIVLTIMILSFHTHIR; encoded by the coding sequence ATGATAATTAATGATGAAATTATAAGTAATATTTACCTTAACTTGTTTGTTAACACGATTTTTTATACTTTAATATTAATGATATTCCCTGTTATTCTTTTAGCAATATTATCATTAATTAAAATAAAAAAAGAAACAAATAATAATAACTCATTAATTTATATGTATTCATTTTCCACAGGAATGTTTTTAATGATTGGTGCTTTTGGATTTTTAAGAGAAGGATATAATATAGCACAAATTTTCACGCACGACCCAAGTACTGGAATTTCAAAAGAAATATATAGAATGCTTGTAATTGTCGGCATCGTTGGAATTAGTTCATTAGTTGGCTTTAGTTTAGTAATAGGTGGTAAATATTTATTTATTAAAAAATCCAAAATTGATTTACATAGTGAGCACCATAACCACGATCATTCAGATCATTTAGTTTCTTTTAAGGATATTGATAATCCAAAAGCTGCATGACTAGCAATATTAATGCTTTTAAGTCATAGAATTATTGATGGTCTTTTTATAGGTTATTCAATAAGTAGAATAATTTTAACAAAAAATACATTTTCAAGTTCTTTAATTTTATTAATAACATTTACAATTCACATGATTTTTGAAATGATTATTGTTTATTTTAGACAAATTCAGTATGGAGAAAAAAAGAAAAAAGCTATTCTATATAATTTTCTTACTTTTCTTTTAATAATTCCATTTATATTAATTGGAGCATTTACAGGTGTTGCCTTAAGTCAAAATTCACTTCAATGAATTCAATCTGGTCTTTTAATAATGGGGGGATCAATTATTATTTTTACAGCGGTATTTGAATTAATACCTGAGTTTATTCATATAAAAAACAAGGATACTAAAACTCTATATAAAACATTAATTATTTTTAGTTTATCAATAGTTTTAACAATTATGATTTTAAGTTTTCACACTCATATTCGTTAA
- a CDS encoding MAG3240 family lipoprotein, translated as MSKKQLFGILFSASIIGLPAITVSCFNQNKKDVYLDIEKISRIFLNRLTLSQIASIENDFKIFYYFENNKKHNFDSVKIENSKLFLLKKDQWIEYQPDFPVRNNWKQFYTDNANIRIFDSKESSDINNFLNQYSFDDVDSAGTFNDQWFTILSTIYNKDFSRIKDPYFEDLQTIIFRLNQDIENNYSIMKRTYLVNSNKKRTLFSDWIQPQYIQAKSFLSPEHKKQRKIFESILKLYLNKFNVNVKSIEIDWQNTEIKRSYSLKDEYIKFKIKSIKNWNDKDILNEKNKNKTYYLNGFRNYATNGKFGVGLQGLKEKYPLFTDYIENPLLRMDGKHYLTIIDNINHFVKSSLSVDYWNAKGLMYLFNTFKNEIFTINIPDYKKNEDLEYRIIDFEFTDYFDTNQVFKAIVRVFKKDKTTKDYVWLSSNFDDHGHRLKGLIFKNKAPKNLDFNDIYSFKLANKGIPEGIKLEDFVTNDINSAFMQGLNNASNKMNSLFNYWNNDSRQKFDPSYLNNDSYQIKVLNSYINNYLLAYALENKKGITLSGIKRIDINLNSEKNKLGRLYFELNFIGFENPLDFNFKSSNEKNVATAKLYWNYFKGYDKNLDKNNFTLIEFKRN; from the coding sequence ATGAGTAAAAAGCAATTATTTGGGATTTTATTTTCAGCTTCAATTATTGGTCTCCCAGCAATTACAGTTAGTTGTTTTAATCAAAATAAAAAAGATGTTTATTTGGATATAGAAAAAATATCGAGAATATTTTTAAATAGATTAACTTTAAGCCAAATAGCTTCAATTGAAAATGATTTTAAAATTTTTTATTATTTCGAAAACAACAAAAAACATAATTTTGATTCAGTAAAAATAGAAAATAGTAAATTATTTTTACTTAAAAAAGATCAATGAATTGAGTATCAGCCTGATTTTCCTGTAAGAAACAATTGAAAACAATTTTATACGGATAATGCCAATATCCGGATTTTTGATTCAAAAGAAAGTAGTGATATAAATAATTTTTTAAATCAATATTCATTCGATGATGTAGATTCTGCTGGTACTTTTAATGATCAATGATTTACAATTCTTTCAACTATTTATAATAAGGATTTTAGTCGTATAAAGGATCCATATTTTGAAGATTTGCAAACAATTATTTTTCGTTTAAATCAAGATATTGAAAATAATTATTCAATTATGAAAAGAACCTATTTAGTTAATAGCAATAAAAAAAGAACCTTATTTTCAGATTGAATTCAACCACAATATATTCAAGCAAAATCATTTTTATCACCAGAACATAAAAAACAAAGAAAAATCTTTGAGTCAATTTTAAAACTTTATTTAAATAAATTTAATGTTAATGTTAAATCAATTGAAATAGATTGGCAAAATACTGAAATTAAACGGTCATATAGTTTAAAAGATGAATATATTAAATTTAAAATAAAGAGTATTAAAAATTGAAATGATAAAGATATATTAAATGAAAAAAATAAGAATAAAACTTATTATTTAAATGGATTTAGAAATTACGCAACAAATGGTAAATTCGGTGTTGGTCTTCAAGGTTTGAAAGAAAAATATCCACTTTTTACAGATTATATTGAAAATCCACTTTTAAGAATGGATGGCAAACATTATTTAACAATTATAGATAATATAAATCATTTTGTAAAATCGTCATTATCTGTGGATTATTGAAATGCTAAAGGTTTAATGTATTTATTTAATACTTTTAAAAACGAAATATTTACAATTAATATTCCTGATTATAAAAAAAATGAAGATTTAGAATATAGAATAATTGATTTTGAATTTACCGATTATTTTGACACAAATCAAGTATTTAAAGCAATTGTAAGAGTATTTAAGAAAGATAAAACTACTAAAGATTATGTATGATTAAGTTCTAATTTTGATGACCACGGACATCGTTTAAAGGGTTTAATTTTTAAAAATAAAGCACCTAAAAATCTTGATTTTAATGATATTTATTCTTTTAAATTAGCTAATAAAGGAATTCCAGAAGGGATAAAACTAGAAGATTTTGTAACTAATGATATAAATTCCGCATTTATGCAAGGATTAAATAATGCTTCTAATAAGATGAATTCATTATTTAATTATTGAAATAATGATAGTAGACAAAAATTTGATCCTTCATATTTGAATAATGATTCATACCAAATAAAAGTTTTAAATTCATATATTAACAATTATTTATTAGCTTATGCTTTAGAAAATAAAAAAGGAATAACTTTAAGTGGAATAAAAAGAATTGACATAAATTTAAATTCTGAAAAAAATAAATTAGGCAGATTATATTTTGAACTTAATTTTATAGGTTTCGAAAATCCTCTTGATTTTAATTTCAAATCAAGTAATGAAAAAAATGTAGCAACTGCTAAATTATATTGAAATTATTTTAAGGGTTATGATAAAAATCTAGATAAAAATAATTTTACTTTAATTGAATTTAAAAGAAACTAA
- a CDS encoding HxHSH motif-containing lipoprotein produces MKKNNLLKFILPSVSIFNPLIVISCVNYPNDNENLSFTESNLNIKKDIEINLKNDQTKKIKDIYLNKILKLFISIKETYRNFRKDYYWIIRKIDSFREKVQSLIIDQGKKENSEQIKHFFDKWLNEDSNKRPELSLLLDKYKLIFQDADAVLNDVNLVFDNQQFIKFIEIIDKRLSGIDINIGMLQKAILDSWGFLKNNLYSEENISKIENLNKINIESDKNSHSHSHAIVNLMFEMGLWHTLLKNIVLQKDKLNEFKHDFLIMKENVIDNIGQKNYEADFDFIINIFENKMEFNEKNNLLNKDFQIQSKLYLDEIKKILLEISKSEGIENNINLK; encoded by the coding sequence ATGAAAAAAAATAATTTATTAAAGTTTATTTTACCTTCTGTCAGTATTTTTAATCCCTTAATTGTTATTTCATGTGTTAATTATCCAAATGATAACGAAAATTTATCATTTACTGAAAGTAATTTAAACATTAAAAAAGATATTGAAATAAATTTAAAAAACGATCAAACTAAAAAGATTAAAGATATTTATTTGAACAAAATATTAAAACTTTTTATTTCAATTAAAGAAACTTACCGTAATTTCCGTAAGGATTATTATTGAATAATAAGAAAAATAGACTCATTTAGGGAAAAAGTTCAATCTTTAATAATTGATCAGGGTAAAAAGGAAAATTCTGAACAAATAAAACATTTTTTTGATAAATGATTAAATGAAGATTCGAATAAAAGACCTGAATTATCATTATTACTTGATAAATATAAACTGATATTTCAAGATGCAGACGCAGTCTTAAATGATGTTAATTTAGTTTTTGATAATCAACAATTTATTAAATTTATCGAAATAATTGATAAAAGATTGAGCGGTATTGATATAAATATTGGCATGTTGCAAAAAGCAATTTTAGATTCTTGAGGATTTTTAAAAAATAATTTATACAGCGAAGAAAATATCTCTAAAATTGAAAATTTAAATAAAATAAATATTGAAAGTGATAAAAATTCTCACAGTCATTCTCACGCAATTGTTAATTTGATGTTTGAAATGGGTCTATGACATACACTTTTAAAAAATATTGTTTTACAAAAAGATAAATTAAATGAATTTAAACATGATTTTTTAATCATGAAAGAAAATGTGATTGATAATATTGGACAAAAAAATTACGAAGCAGATTTTGATTTTATTATTAATATTTTTGAAAATAAAATGGAATTTAATGAAAAAAATAATTTATTAAATAAAGATTTCCAAATTCAATCAAAATTATATTTAGATGAGATTAAAAAAATACTTTTAGAAATTTCTAAATCTGAAGGAATTGAAAACAATATCAATCTTAAATAA
- a CDS encoding PHP domain-containing protein, whose protein sequence is MEYIKIDLHVHSIDSSKTGSNISKNSDDEMLVKLKENKVRVTSFVDHDCFYYASYLKRIEIIKKYEMNILILPGIEVNLKRFDNKKGQAIFVFNPNNDLLLLENITKKYFWFSNKKYTYSEAVEIFEKNNFDFMVFPHSGKAQDNMAYEDIKESQIDGLDTTNPNSSNNKKILKYLPNLPKLFFSDTHTWKKYPEHSKFWTYLQIKDANCLTYEEIKQNIKNNLVEIKEIYSRRKNDKFNKI, encoded by the coding sequence ATGGAATATATTAAGATAGATTTACATGTGCATTCTATTGATTCTTCTAAAACCGGAAGCAATATTAGTAAAAATAGCGATGATGAAATGCTCGTAAAATTAAAAGAAAATAAAGTAAGAGTTACATCATTTGTTGATCATGATTGTTTTTATTATGCTTCGTATTTAAAAAGAATTGAAATTATCAAAAAATATGAAATGAATATTTTAATTTTGCCAGGAATTGAAGTAAATTTAAAGCGATTTGATAATAAAAAAGGTCAAGCTATATTTGTTTTTAATCCTAATAATGATCTTCTCTTGTTAGAAAATATAACAAAAAAATATTTTTGGTTTTCGAATAAAAAATATACATATTCAGAAGCAGTCGAAATTTTTGAAAAAAATAATTTTGATTTTATGGTTTTTCCTCATTCAGGAAAAGCTCAAGATAATATGGCATATGAAGATATTAAAGAAAGCCAAATAGATGGTCTTGATACAACTAATCCTAATAGTTCTAACAATAAAAAAATTCTTAAATATTTACCTAATTTACCTAAACTTTTTTTTAGTGATACCCATACATGAAAAAAATATCCAGAACATTCAAAGTTTTGAACTTATTTGCAAATAAAGGACGCTAATTGTTTAACATATGAAGAAATTAAACAAAATATTAAAAATAATTTAGTTGAAATTAAAGAAATTTACTCAAGGAGAAAAAATGATAAATTCAATAAAATTTAA